The segment GTATGACTTTTCtatgacattttgaaatgtttcgtTCACTTCACTAATAAACGTAAGATGTTAGAACTCTTTGATCTAACATACATGTCAGAACAAAGAAATACACAgattaaattagaaattaattattattatttacacaaagAATGGACTTTCTCTCCTCAGCCTTCAGTACAGTTCCATTTAGTACATATGTAACAgctgatttgttttgttaaggGGGTAAAGTAGGATCAGGTCAAAGGCCGGTGTTTTGTCATTGAGCTTGTGTGAGTGATTCATTTAGTGAGCTCTTCATTACATGAGAGACTCAAGTCTGTATCCATCTTTAACGAAAGAACAGCTATGATAAAGGTTTTGCTCTGCCTGTGCTTGACCCTGGTGCCTGTTTGGACAGCCCCTGTACAGACAGGCAAGTTTATTATCTTATTatattgctttttaaataatatttaacattatacagttaaatactatttttcttaattatgtattttatacatttttgaagaAGTATTGTTAGCTGACAGGAATATAAcatgtataattattaataatatgtattaaagAATGGGCATTGGAGTATATAGTttattcagaaatgaaaatactcaccctcaggttgttccaaactcgtaagaccttcgttcattttcggaacacaaattcagGTACTCACATGAACGCGCAGCGGGAGAGAAGAAATCGTCGAATAAAgtcgttgtttttgttttgtttttacggttgaacaactgatgtcacatggactattttatcgatttTCTTACTAGCTCTCTGGCTCTCGAACGTGGTATCAccgttgttttttttatagtgtcaGAAACTTCTCGGATTTCgtcgaaaatatcttaatttgtgttccaaaaatgaacgaaggtcgtacgggtttggaacgacatgatagcaagtaattaatgacagaattttcattattgattgaactacccttacgaaaattaaccatggttttaatacaaataaaaccaaaaacatggttactataaaCTATGGTAACTACAAATGAACGATGGTTTTGATATTCTAACTatatggtatttgtagtaaaactgtggttttacAAAGGGTAGTcaataaccaaaaaaataatggttactacacttttacagCTATAATAATGGTTCATATTTGTAAGGGGTCAGatttctgtttgtgtttttagagTCTCAGCCTGTGGTTGTTCTGAAGCATGGCAGTGTTCGTGGGCAATATATTAAAGTTAAAGGCTCAGAAAAGGTGGTGGAGCAATATTTGGGCATTCCTTTCGCACAGCCACCTGTTGGCCCTCTCCGCCTGGCTGCACCTAGTCCTGTAAAGGGATGGGAGGGCATAAGAAACGCCACCCAGCACCCATCCATGTGAGTATGACTGTATTCATTAAAGTAACTGTCACGCAGTAGATCTGTATTAAATGACTAATTTACCgctatattactatatattcacTAATGTATACAACTGTAAAAACAGACCTGTGAAATTTAtggtaaaaaacaatttgtataTAGCAGCATTTTAGGTTATATAGAACTGAACTTAACTGTTTTGCTTTTCAttaacatattaacatattatgTTAAAAGAggcatcagatgcaaaattcacttttacatagtgtttgcatataaatgtgtcttggcACTATGTGTACACAatcaccctacaatgataaaaaatcccttcattcctttttttaatccccaaaaaacctaaacagtctcaaacAAGTTGTTtcgattttctgagcagtatgatgtcatactttTGATGGTAACCTGCcatcaaatatacaaaaagtgaAAGCGAGGCGTAGAgtaagcagtagctcattatgacgagacatgcactgaaaagGGTTGCTGAAAACAgaactgtttttgacaaggtaaaagtgtgttgtttttcACAACTATtgaagaaattttaaccaaactgTTGCAGagatttcatgaagaccctaaagaatcataccaacttaaaataatgcaataacattaatttaaaaaaaaaaacaaaaaacattttaatatgaagCCCAAATGTACATAACTGTTTAACAAAAAAGAGATACCAAGTGTCAAATGTGTCATAAGTGTCACACAGGTAAATGTGTGAATGTCAGTTTACGTGTTTTCACTGTAAACTAGATCACTGTTTATTTTCTGTACATTTAACACCATTTTTCTTATTACTGTAATGCCTGCTAGATTTACTATAATAAGAAAATTTGTCATTACCAACCAAAGCAGTTTTACAGTCTTTTGCcattaaagaaacaaacattttttacagtgtaccttcTCTTTCTGTATTCTAGATGCCTTCAAAACCCAGATATTCTGCCCATAATAGCAAAATCAATGAAGTTGGATTTCACACCCACAGGAGTCTCAGAAGACTGTTTGTATCTGAATGTTTACACTCCTTCTCAAAGATCAGAATCAGATAAACTTCCAGTGAGTACTAAACAATGGCTTCTCTCATCTAAATTAAAGGACAGCATTCTGACTTACGAATATGCTTTATTGATAACTTCCCCAACTCTTCTGACAAAAGCGATCTATGCAAACCAACAGGTAATGTTCTGGATCCACGGAGGGGCTCTGGTCATGGGCGGCGCTTGCGCGTTTGATGGATCCCCGCTAGTGGCCTATGAGAACATAGTTGTGGTTGTCATTCAGTACCGACTTGGAATGTTAGGATACTTCAGGTATTCATTAATGGTGGAAAGAGCGGTCACCACTCAAGCAGTTTGTCCTTTTAGGAAAGAAATCAGATTTATTGTAGCATACTGAAAGTGCTTCTGCAAAAGGTTATAATAACACATGCTATTGGTTGTAGCACAGGAGATAAGAATGCTCAAGGAAACTGGGGTTTCCTAGATCAGATTGCTGCTTTAAAGTGGGTGCAGGAAAACATTGAGGCATTTGGAGGAGACCCCCAGTCTGTCACCATAGCTGGGGAGTCTGCAGGAGGAATCAGTACGTCTTTTCTGgttagtaaatgtttttaaaagcagcattatcttcatttttgttctctattgttgcaaaataattatttatgtgtCTGATAGTGATTAATCTTATGATTTCTGAcgagtctttaaaaaacaagatAAGTTCCGAGTAAGTTCCTTGTGGTCTTGCTGGTCTTCCTCTGGAAATATGATAAGTGAATAGCTGAAAGACAAGTTGTTAAGACAACATAAGATCTTAATCATTAATAGATTCTCTGTGCAAGGATCAAGTGTGTTCTAAAGATGGATTCTTATGTTCTTCTAGACATTGTCACCCATGACCAAGGGGCTGTTTCAGCGGGCCGTCTTTCAGAGTGGGGTAGCAACTACAATTGGCTACACTGTCAAAGACCATCTGATGTTTACCAAGGTATttaatacaacaatacaacaataaatGTATACTGCTCAATAGGTCCTTATAGGGAATCTGTAGAATTACATCACTTGGCAAGAATTTTAGAGTCTTGTTAAGTTTAGTTCAGTTCACTTCAGTTTGGATATGTTCACACTGCAGGCAAATGTGGTTTTGCTTACAAGATTCAGATTTGTTTTTCTcatgacagtgtgaacagcacTAACCACACGGAATCTGATCATATTTTTGCAATGCGACAGCAGTGTGAACTGTCATTTCGGAATTACGTCACTCTAGATCAGCATTCGTCACGATTTTGTGCTCATGGTAGTCACTTGAAAGATTTTGCATACCCAAAGTTATCAAGTCACTTGCGAAAGGTAGTCAGATTAATCTATAATCGCTTACTTTATGTCCTCCGTGTGTACTTCTGTATGACAGTGCACTGCAcatgtgttgccaagtccacagtttttCAGCATAATTGGGGCTTTTTTATGTTGCAGCatcatttaaaattgtatattgaAAACACCTAATGTAAGATAATTATTAGCCCCCTTCAcacagtaataccagtaaattgctATGCCGGAATGACTAGGTACAAATAtgatgttcagtttttttttttttttaccagtaaaacaccattcacacatcagtttcaaaattgTGACATCATTAATTAGTAAATAACCTGTAATCGTCTGCGCCTTCCagtgttgtgtttgtgtcaAATGTTCTCATTTGGCTGAGAGATATCATATCAAGGCCAATTCACACCACACAGACAAACGCCAACAAACACGTTTGTTCGGTTTTGTTGGATCAGTGTCAGCATCTGTTGTCATTGGTTGGAGTTTGTTGTCACCCAACTGAACTTGTTTAAAAAGAATTTGTTGGTATCTGTTGGGGCAGTGTGAACATGacagttatttttcataaaattctTAATCCAACCTCCAACTTGCTTGTTGCTGTTTGTCTATCCAGTATGAATTGGgctttggacaacttcaaattAAACTATTCAGTACGGAGTCAATGTGTCATCTACATCAGAAAGTAATGATTGGCCCAGAGCAGACATCTTTTACACAGTGTCTACACAGAACGCGAGTGAgacaaaaaacactgctgtgtgcACACCAAACGCAAAGTGAAAATTCTCATCGCGTTATCACTCTGGATACTCGTGGGATGTTTTTTGTGTCACTCGCGCGTATAAAATCATCACATAATGCTTTCCTCTATTTTCAATATAACCGGGTATGTCAAGCTGGACTTGAGTGGTGTTGTGGCGATATGGAAATGAATCCATACCAGCTTTTGCGCCTTCCCTGCAAATTACGAGGAAATGgcataaactatataaaagagaagaaggaaaggaaggaaaaaagCAGCAGAAGGAAAAATACACGTGGAGAATGGTACTTAAAAGCgagtgttttgtttgatttttttattttatttaggtaCTTACTGTAACTAACTTTAGATTAAGTTTTGGGGAGCCGCCACTGTTAGAGGCAGAATAATTTCTTTAGTGATTGGCGTGTGTGACAATACATCATGCCGTGTTGCCAATAATGTTAAGAGGCAACAAGGCaagttttgagaagcaattgggcgggttttgttgtgaaaacctggcaaccccgGCGTCACGTGAATTTTCTGCTTGTTTAAATTTTTCAACTTCAGAAGATGTGATATTGCCAACCCCGTCGACCCAATTTCATTCGCATCGCCCTGCGTAAATTCGCATCTATTCGAGTCTTTGCATTTACTTAGATGTAATCTACttatgcaaataattaaattctggTTCAccagccgctatagggaaatagcgaagaataacaatgtgtaaactgtttgcactacaaaccagtgtgttcataataaaAACGACGTGACATGACAAATCCCCAACAGTAAATTGCCAGAACGAATTTACAGGTAGGCTATTTTTGAAAAGATCCTGTTCACGCATGATCTCTTAACGGTAATTTACTGGTAATTTATTAGTAAagactgtatgtgtgaaaaggGCTACTGTCCGTGTTCAGAAAAAGCTTACTGTCTGATCTGTTTGACCAGATTGTAGCAAATGTTACTGAATGTGACTCCAGCTCTAATGAAGTACTAACCAAATGCATAAAAGAACTGACTGAGGAACAAATCATCAATGCAGCTAAAAAGGTAGGAGCAATGAATCTGaaagcagatgctttccaaCAGTTCATGAAAGAAATGCAATGCAGCTTGGAAAGAGTATGAAATAATTTCTTACACCAAATGATTTCTTTAGCAACACATTTTCCCTGGAGCAACAGTTGATGGGGAATTTATTAAAGCTCAACCAGAGGAGTTACTTAAGAGCAAAGACTTTCAGAAAGTTTCAATTCTTGTCGGAACAACAAACCATGAATTTGGATGGATGCTCGCTCAGGCAAGTATCAGACATTTTTGTATGGAATggtaaaattaaacaaaaagtctataaacatttatgactatttttaaataataatgcatgtGCTCTTTTTTTCAGGCCTTAGTCCCAGCAGACTGGGTAAACGGAATGGACAAAAAATCAGTGAAGCAAAGTTTGGACCTTTTTTACAAAGATGGAGTAAAACTcaacttttcttcttctttctttccaGATCATTTGTAGTGGTCTAGAAGctaaaacaaagataaaatgcGAATTAATTTACTTGGATTAATTCAGTCTGGCTAATTTGTTAGTATTTGTCTCCCTCTAGCGAACAGAGTACAAAACAGCATTTAGGAGACTGTGTAATCCTTCATTCTGTCATTGTAGAAGTCTGGAGTCAATGAAATCATAGCAGAAGAATACCTAAAAAATGTTACAACTCCAGAAGAGATTCGTGATGCATTTACTGATATGCTGGGGGATCTTTTTATGGTGATTCCCTCCATTACGGTTGCATCTTACCACAGAGGTTGGTTACACTGATGTCAACATTACTGATGTGTACCTTTtggtttgcttttttattttccgTCATCCTTTGTTCTAACTTCACAGATGCTGGAGTGCCTGTATATATGTATGAGTTCCAGCATCGACCCAGTATATTTAAAGACCTCAGACCCAGCTTTGTGAAAGCTGACCATGGTGATGaacttgcatttgtgtttgGAGCCTGTTTTTGGGATGGCTATATCAAAGTGGGTATGTAGATCTAAGACCTTGTTTGACCGGACAGTTTACAATGGCAGGGGTTTGAAACTGCAAATGActgaaacaaaagtaaaaattgtaatcaCAAATTGGTGATGTGGTTATGGATATCAAGTCTTTATCATCTACAGAACCACTCACTGAGGAGGAAAACCAACTATGCAGAACCGTCATGGCATACTGGGCTAACTTTATTCGTACTGGGTAAGTGGTACATCAGTTGCTGGACAGAGCATTAGTTAAtgattctttatttattaaattattatttccaCAGCTCACCAAATGGCCCCAATCTGGTGCACTGGCCTGTATATGACAAGtctaataaatacatgaacCTGGGATTGCAGCAAACTGAGGGACAGGGTCTAAAGGAGGACAAGCTACGCTTTTTCACTGAGGAATTACCTAAAAAGCTTGCTGCACTCCACAAAGCCTAATTAGTTATTTCACCAATAAACAGAATGCTTCtactataaataaaatctaattttcataTGTGtgtcaataattatttttgtctcCATGCTGTGAAATTGCTCCCAGAGAAACCCATTTGCAGCTTGATTTGCAGCAAGATTTCTGCACGCTTTtctatttttctcaaatatagCCAAAATCTGATCTGTTTGTCTGTATTTTATAGTGAAATGTAGTAGCAAAAAAAAACGTACCCAATAATTTCTGCCAGTCACATGATTTCATATTTCAgtattcataatatatatatatatatatatatatatatatatatttttttttttttttttaattaaatattattatattaataaattaaatattatattcatggtgtaatattcatatatatatatatatatatatatatatattatatattatactatatatatatatatattcattttaataatacagaataaaagaatatattaacatattattatattcatagtgtaacaattttatttttattaaatatatatatatatatatatatatatataatttgattattatttacatacataatAGTATTACCAGTAAATAATACagaattttgttgtaaataaaaaaacgaatCTTGCCAATCAAATGATTTCATATTTcagtattcataaaatatacatatatatatatatatatatatatttttttttttttttttaattaaatattattatattaataaattaaatattatattcatgGTGTaatattcatgtatatatatatatatattatacttatactatatatatattcattttaataatacagaataaaagaatatattaacatattattatattcatagtgtaacaattttatttttattaaatatatatatatatatatatatatatatatatttttgattattatttacatatataatagtattaccagtaaataatacagaattttgttgtaaataaaaaaacgaatCTTGCCAATCAAATGATTTCATATTTCAGTATTCATAATATacgatatatacatatatatatatatatatatatatatatatatattatttgattattatttacatatataatagtattaccagtaaataatacagaattttgttgtaaataaaaaaaacgatCTTGCCAATCAAATGATTTCATATTTCAGTATTCATAATatacgatatatatatatatatatatatatatatatatatataatatatataaagaatgtattaagatttatttacaacaaatgtatgcattataaaaatctgttatatatattgtaataaacttatactatatatatatatatatatattaacaattttttttaattaaatatatatatatatatatatataaacaaatataataaatgtatcatttttattttacttttattatacacactttttatatatattgaaatatggCATCATTTGATTAGTAAGATTTAGTTACaataaaattatgcattatataaaactgttatatacataactctgtttttaacaatttccaaaatcatgttttttcattgtgcattccaattaatctcaatcaaactgcagctgggttattttgagtaagtaaaaataactacaaaaccaacacaataaaacacagtgaaaacTTATttgacatgacacacaaacacaaacacaaacactttttatatgtattgaaatatgaaaacatCTGATTAGTAAGACTTACATACATcaaaattatgcattataaaaacCTGTAACAGCATCAATcgtgaacattaaaaaatacgCAGTGTGCGGTCACGTGTCATCTGGGCTACGTCACTGGATTCCCCCATCCGCTACTGAtaatgttgcgcatgcgcacaCTCAGACCAGTTCAGAGCAGCCTGAACATCTTACGCGCTGGGAAGACGAAGCTCCAGCTGGAACATTCAGGGTAAGTATCATCTTACAAGACTTTATCAGGGGACTTGACGTTAACAGTCAGAGCGCAGATGTTGTCATGTCCATCATCCAATTTTCTTGTGCACGCACCGCGAATGAACACGGCGTGACAACAAAAAAGTATCATTACTGATATTCATCACGTTGCAGGCAGATACCCGTATAAATATATGTGCGAGctgttatataaatgtaattagcGACGGAATGAACGAGACCTCAAGCATTTTCCGTCTTCCTTTCCGCATTAAAAAGTGTGCCATATGATTGCACAGCGTTGTTTACAATAAGAAGGTGGAGGGGGAGGTTTCATTTTGCAAGAGTAAACTGATCCATACAGTACTGGTGTGAAGAAAGTATGAATGATCAGAGCTTTGAGAACACGGTTGTGTCTCAAAAACCTAGTGATCTGCCTATCTAGACAGCATTTTCATACTGGCCACATCCACCGTGTCAAATAAATATGTGACtgtgcttattttatttcatcagtGTTTTAAGCAACCAGATGCAGATGCATTACAGGTTGTGAAATTAGTGTTAATGAAAATATGCACTTGTTGTGGAGGCTAAAAAAAGGGCTATGACTGTAGGAAATGTTTCGATGGACCCAGTGAATTGTCCTTTGATAAGCTGGTGTTTTGACAGGTGCTATTTTAGgacaagtaaaataaaaggtCTAAGCACTGAAGCAGAAATGAGCTGGTTTTCAATAGCGAAATGATTTCTAGTTTCTAGTTTCTTCAGCTTTCTATTTTAGCTTAATTTCTGGGACTGCATTAGCAGGTATGCCACCTGACTCACAGTATTTCAATGTGTTGTGAAAATTTGCATTGTGTGTTGTGACAAAAAAAGACTGACTGGATCAGTGGTTGATTTATACTTTTAAGGTATATAGAAGCCATTGTGAAGTAATATACAGAATCcaattagttttattatttattatttttaaataatattttcacttggcttttaaattgattttgatctatatattgatttattttaattttatttttcgttttaatttttgtttaattttgtaattcgttttaaacattactatttaggtttaggtttaggtttatttcagttttagtttaagtttagttttagttttgatttatttgtagTTAGTCGTTTAGCACTTCactttacacattttattttattttattttattttatgccaaggcaaataatataattttcaaggtattcatctaatatttatattttttcatcacagctttaattaaatgtttttaatggttaTAGTTTTAGTTCACCACAATAACCCTGTATTTAACCTGTCATCTGTAACCTAAATcatatgattaaatattatatgctatgataattattgtttattagaTGCAAGCGTTTGTTGGATTTTccttaatttttataatcacaatTCAGTCATTTAATATGGCAAGCCTTTGTGCTTTGTATTTTGGTCACTGATTCCTGTTAATTAGATAAACTTGACATCCAGGCTTGACTGCAGGCCTCATAAACATGgctacatatttttaaactCTAGTGGCTTGAGATAAGAGCgttcttgtttccagccaagcCGAGGATCATTTTTCTTGTCCTATTCAAGTGCAGGCCATTGATGAAAAGCTCAGTGTTAGAAGCAATTCTCAGTCTGCGCGTTCTGTGCTGTGTCTCAGGGAAAAAGAGTAATTTTATGTGACTTTTATTGAATCTGATGCTCTCTGGTTCGAAGCATTGATCCATTTAGGCTTGGTTTATGTGTCTGATTGTGAGCATCGGTCAGCGGCTAGATCGTACAGGATGGCCGTCTTAAGTTCACAGCATCTGACACCGTGACAGATCCGAGTGAGGTTTCCCTTGAGGAAATAGAGGACATgttgtgtaatgatgcaaatGAAACAACCTCAAATTAACCTCTCTGCGGCCTTACTTTCACATCAGAGACATGCTCTCTCACACCACTAATACTGAGAAATGTTTTGCACCCAAAACAGATTTCTGCAAGCTTTTGCATGATTTTTA is part of the Labeo rohita strain BAU-BD-2019 chromosome 18, IGBB_LRoh.1.0, whole genome shotgun sequence genome and harbors:
- the ces3 gene encoding carboxylesterase 3; this encodes MIKVLLCLCLTLVPVWTAPVQTESQPVVVLKHGSVRGQYIKVKGSEKVVEQYLGIPFAQPPVGPLRLAAPSPVKGWEGIRNATQHPSICLQNPDILPIIAKSMKLDFTPTGVSEDCLYLNVYTPSQRSESDKLPVMFWIHGGALVMGGACAFDGSPLVAYENIVVVVIQYRLGMLGYFSTGDKNAQGNWGFLDQIAALKWVQENIEAFGGDPQSVTIAGESAGGISTSFLTLSPMTKGLFQRAVFQSGVATTIGYTVKDHLMFTKIVANVTECDSSSNEVLTKCIKELTEEQIINAAKKQHIFPGATVDGEFIKAQPEELLKSKDFQKVSILVGTTNHEFGWMLAQALVPADWVNGMDKKSVKQSLDLFYKDGKSGVNEIIAEEYLKNVTTPEEIRDAFTDMLGDLFMVIPSITVASYHRDAGVPVYMYEFQHRPSIFKDLRPSFVKADHGDELAFVFGACFWDGYIKVEPLTEEENQLCRTVMAYWANFIRTGSPNGPNLVHWPVYDKSNKYMNLGLQQTEGQGLKEDKLRFFTEELPKKLAALHKA